The following are from one region of the Bremerella sp. JC817 genome:
- a CDS encoding porin, producing the protein MTRWIVIATVVVVSFCHTAMAQYEFAGPTYYPTPLPPPPTPEMITADQAAALQAQIDELKRELNRSKFDTPAMNVSAPSNAAPDLIGDVDSLMKWRKSVEKAEAAAAAKAALKPSVNVGGRVFIDSAVFGQNDESMDQVGDAENAMKVRWAWVELKGNMLENTEYRLWFDLAGQVSLLDVYLDFGELPYIQNFRVGHFFEPWGMEQLTPNKYMTTMERASPFNLGRNMGIMAHSNNDEANWTYGVGLFVSEVGSKPPFYQNDNDSSAITGRVTYLPWYDEASGGRGLIHVGAGYSWRHLGDGTAQFQNRPDSALAPIIVDTGVINADSYQQLELEAAYAYGSFILQSEYHIASIDTDDFGSEALNHYYIQASYVLTGEYRPYNRKSGSFANRVVPYENFFRVRTEDNYICNGWGAWELAYRFAHDDLNSDNIFGGRDHRHLVGLTWYLSPFSRAMFEYVYSNTEDQVASDGVLQIFQMRMQYDF; encoded by the coding sequence ATGACACGATGGATTGTGATTGCCACGGTCGTGGTGGTGAGCTTTTGCCATACGGCAATGGCTCAGTATGAGTTCGCGGGACCAACCTATTATCCCACGCCTCTTCCACCCCCGCCGACGCCAGAAATGATCACGGCGGATCAAGCCGCGGCACTGCAAGCGCAGATCGACGAACTGAAACGAGAGTTGAATCGTTCCAAGTTCGATACGCCTGCCATGAATGTCAGTGCCCCCAGCAACGCTGCCCCAGACCTGATCGGAGACGTCGACTCGTTAATGAAATGGAGAAAGTCGGTTGAGAAGGCGGAGGCAGCCGCGGCAGCCAAAGCGGCTCTCAAGCCATCGGTCAACGTCGGCGGACGTGTCTTTATCGACTCGGCCGTCTTCGGGCAGAACGACGAGAGCATGGATCAGGTCGGTGATGCCGAAAACGCGATGAAGGTTCGCTGGGCATGGGTCGAACTGAAAGGTAACATGCTCGAAAACACCGAGTACCGCTTGTGGTTCGATCTCGCCGGTCAGGTGAGCTTGCTCGACGTTTACCTCGACTTTGGTGAACTCCCTTACATCCAGAACTTTCGCGTGGGGCACTTCTTCGAGCCGTGGGGCATGGAGCAGCTTACCCCAAACAAATATATGACCACGATGGAACGTGCCAGTCCGTTCAATCTTGGACGTAACATGGGCATCATGGCTCACTCGAATAACGACGAAGCCAACTGGACCTATGGGGTCGGTCTGTTCGTTTCCGAAGTGGGCTCCAAGCCCCCGTTCTATCAGAATGACAATGATTCCTCGGCGATCACCGGGCGAGTAACGTACTTGCCATGGTACGACGAAGCCAGCGGCGGACGTGGTCTGATCCACGTCGGTGCCGGCTACAGCTGGCGACATCTGGGCGACGGAACAGCTCAGTTCCAGAACCGACCTGACTCGGCCCTGGCTCCGATCATTGTCGACACCGGGGTGATCAATGCCGACTCTTACCAACAGTTGGAACTGGAAGCTGCTTACGCTTATGGTTCGTTCATTTTACAGTCGGAATACCATATCGCTTCGATCGACACGGATGACTTCGGTTCGGAAGCACTCAACCACTATTACATTCAAGCCAGTTACGTGCTGACTGGCGAATACCGACCCTACAACCGCAAGTCGGGTTCGTTTGCCAATCGCGTAGTTCCTTACGAGAACTTCTTCCGGGTTCGTACGGAAGACAACTATATCTGCAATGGATGGGGGGCCTGGGAACTGGCTTACCGCTTCGCTCACGACGACTTGAACAGCGACAACATCTTCGGTGGCCGCGATCATCGTCACCTGGTTGGTTTGACCTGGTATCTCAGCCCGTTCTCGCGAGCGATGTTTGAGTATGTGTACTCGAATACTGAGGACCAGGTTGCTTCAGATGGCGTGCTGCAGATCTTCCAAATGCGAATGCAGTACGACTTTTAG
- a CDS encoding ATP-binding protein — protein sequence MTLVDRVSAFFLAALAVCLVTLSAVMYLVIEHYIYARFDGQLRGSLHVLAAVIEAEEDSIKWQPLEHAIELWRDQAPEDIRWVLVGEKGQVIDQTTHHHGPHEIDADLLSLAHTRMATANDPIEIGKWRCLQEEIVALDPLPESEREEDDFERILVTVARPAKQLEVDMFRLGVLFTLLPLVMWIVAALLGRAFCRRALRPVHDIAKQAHRIEPNDFSSRLPVSSQRDELADMAEAFNGLLDRLEQSFLRQQAFAGDAAHQLKTPLTALRGQIDVALLRSRSPEEYQRTLHTLSEQTLQLQHIIEALLMLARDDQEQPDDWQSVDLGEWFASYRVLWSNHARAGDLHWPSVAGWSVPTSPGLLQVVLDNLVENAVKFSPVGSPIEITCDPQRDHVEISVINEGGSIRAEDQERIFEPFYRSEMARRQGVAGTGLGLAMVARIARRLQGNVRVDSPNASKSRFTLQIPT from the coding sequence ATGACGCTAGTCGATCGAGTTTCGGCCTTCTTCCTGGCGGCCTTGGCGGTTTGCCTGGTGACGTTATCCGCAGTGATGTACCTCGTCATCGAGCACTACATCTATGCCCGATTCGATGGTCAGCTGCGTGGTTCGCTGCATGTGCTGGCCGCCGTGATCGAAGCGGAAGAAGACTCGATCAAATGGCAACCACTGGAACATGCCATCGAGCTATGGCGTGATCAGGCGCCTGAAGATATTCGCTGGGTGCTTGTCGGCGAGAAGGGTCAGGTCATCGATCAAACGACCCACCATCATGGCCCGCACGAAATCGACGCCGACCTCCTTTCGCTGGCCCATACCCGCATGGCGACCGCCAACGATCCGATTGAGATCGGCAAGTGGCGTTGCCTGCAGGAAGAGATTGTCGCTCTCGATCCGCTGCCAGAATCGGAACGCGAAGAAGACGACTTCGAACGCATCCTGGTTACGGTCGCGCGACCTGCCAAGCAGTTGGAAGTCGACATGTTTCGTCTCGGGGTACTATTCACGCTGCTGCCGCTGGTGATGTGGATTGTCGCCGCGTTGCTTGGGCGGGCCTTTTGCCGCCGTGCCTTGCGACCGGTCCACGACATCGCAAAGCAAGCCCACCGGATCGAGCCGAATGATTTCTCGTCGCGACTGCCGGTCTCTTCCCAGCGGGACGAGTTAGCCGACATGGCCGAAGCATTTAATGGATTGCTAGATCGACTAGAACAATCGTTCTTACGGCAGCAAGCGTTTGCTGGAGACGCGGCTCATCAGTTGAAGACACCGCTGACCGCCCTGCGAGGCCAGATCGATGTGGCCCTGCTCCGTTCACGTTCGCCCGAGGAATATCAACGAACACTTCACACACTCTCCGAGCAGACGCTTCAACTGCAGCACATTATCGAAGCACTCTTGATGCTGGCTCGGGACGACCAGGAACAACCCGACGATTGGCAATCGGTCGACCTGGGCGAATGGTTTGCCAGCTATCGCGTGTTATGGTCGAACCATGCCCGAGCCGGCGACCTGCATTGGCCCTCGGTAGCCGGCTGGTCGGTCCCCACATCGCCTGGGCTGCTGCAAGTTGTGCTCGATAACTTGGTCGAGAACGCCGTCAAGTTCAGCCCAGTTGGTAGCCCCATCGAAATCACTTGCGATCCTCAGCGAGATCACGTGGAGATCTCGGTGATCAACGAAGGTGGATCGATCCGGGCGGAAGACCAGGAGCGGATCTTCGAGCCTTTCTATCGTTCTGAAATGGCTCGCCGCCAAGGCGTTGCCGGTACCGGCCTCGGTCTGGCAATGGTCGCGCGGATTGCCCGCCGCCTCCAAGGGAACGTTCGAGTTGATTCCCCGAATGCGTCAAAATCCAGATTCACGCTGCAGATTCCGACCTAG
- a CDS encoding response regulator transcription factor — protein MSSRILIVEDEAPIADFLLRGLGEEGYWVERAADGQAAWDLLQTTSYDLILLDWWLPGLDGIDVLRSFRAINRTTPVLFLTARDAVTQRVEGLDAGADDYLVKPFAFAELLARVRALLRRPEQHSSLMLEYRDIRADLGSQKATRDGSALDLTAKEFSLLCLFLQNPGKILTRTRIFDSVWGDNFDGHSNTIEVHVKELRRKLEKHGPRVIQTRRNRGYLLEETEA, from the coding sequence GTGAGTAGCCGCATTCTGATCGTGGAAGACGAAGCCCCCATCGCCGATTTTTTACTGCGCGGATTAGGGGAAGAAGGCTATTGGGTCGAACGTGCCGCCGATGGACAAGCCGCCTGGGATTTGCTGCAAACCACATCCTACGACCTGATTCTCTTAGACTGGTGGTTGCCCGGGCTGGATGGGATTGATGTACTGCGAAGCTTCCGTGCGATCAATCGCACAACGCCGGTGCTGTTCCTCACCGCCCGCGATGCGGTCACCCAGCGGGTCGAAGGGCTTGACGCGGGCGCGGATGATTACCTGGTCAAACCGTTCGCGTTCGCCGAACTGTTGGCACGTGTCCGGGCGCTGCTTCGTCGCCCGGAGCAACACTCGAGCCTGATGCTCGAGTACCGTGACATCCGTGCCGATCTTGGCTCGCAGAAGGCAACGCGTGACGGATCGGCCCTCGACCTGACGGCGAAGGAGTTCTCGCTGCTATGCTTGTTCCTGCAAAACCCCGGCAAGATCCTGACGCGAACCCGCATCTTCGATTCCGTGTGGGGAGACAACTTCGACGGGCATTCCAACACAATCGAAGTGCACGTGAAAGAACTACGTCGGAAGCTGGAAAAGCATGGTCCGCGTGTGATTCAAACACGCCGTAATCGTGGTTACCTGCTGGAAGAAACCGAGGCTTAA
- a CDS encoding DUF1501 domain-containing protein, with protein sequence MTNRPHIEVPTSRREFLAKSGGGFGAMALAALMGGEASAAPVDPRAPKATHFPSKVKNVIFLFMEGGPSHIDLFDPKPLLNELAGQKLPESFGKVILAMGENDAPLMRCPRKWKQHGESGLWVSDWFPEIATCADDLCVIRSCVSDGINHSSGVCQMNTGHVIGGRPSLGAWATYGLGTENQDMPAFVVLTDGKGQVVNGPRNWGSGFMPAAYQGVQFKSGADPILNLNPPSHISDKRQRAKLDLLGQFDRNHAEQRSDVSELEARIKAYELAFRMQSAAPEIVDLSTETEETKQLYGLDQKETNVFGSNCLLARRLVENGVRFVQLYSGAGSGWDAHSNIEGNHGRLCKEVDKPIAGLLKDLKRRGLWDETLVIWGGEFGRTPMSEKGTGRDHNPTGFTMWMAGGAIPGGRTIGSTDELGLKAVENPLHVHDLHATIMRVLGVDHTKMIYRHKGRPERIDMNEGRAELKVLGLG encoded by the coding sequence ATGACCAATCGACCTCACATCGAAGTCCCCACTTCGCGTCGCGAATTCCTCGCCAAATCTGGCGGGGGATTTGGAGCTATGGCTCTGGCAGCGTTGATGGGAGGCGAAGCGTCGGCGGCTCCGGTCGATCCCCGTGCCCCCAAGGCAACGCACTTCCCGTCGAAGGTGAAGAACGTCATCTTCTTGTTCATGGAAGGTGGCCCGAGCCATATTGACCTGTTCGATCCCAAGCCCCTGCTGAACGAACTGGCCGGCCAAAAGCTGCCCGAAAGCTTCGGCAAGGTGATTCTAGCCATGGGCGAGAACGACGCTCCTTTGATGCGGTGCCCTCGTAAGTGGAAGCAGCATGGCGAAAGTGGGCTGTGGGTATCGGACTGGTTCCCCGAGATCGCGACCTGTGCCGACGACCTGTGCGTGATTCGCTCGTGCGTTTCGGACGGGATCAATCATTCCTCTGGCGTTTGTCAGATGAACACCGGTCACGTGATCGGTGGCCGGCCATCGCTGGGTGCCTGGGCGACCTATGGGCTGGGAACGGAAAACCAGGACATGCCCGCCTTTGTCGTTCTAACCGATGGCAAGGGACAAGTCGTGAATGGCCCCCGTAACTGGGGTAGCGGTTTCATGCCGGCAGCTTACCAGGGCGTTCAGTTCAAGTCAGGTGCCGATCCGATTCTGAACTTGAATCCACCCAGCCATATCTCCGACAAACGTCAGCGTGCCAAGCTCGACCTGCTGGGGCAGTTCGACCGCAACCACGCCGAGCAGCGGAGCGACGTTTCGGAACTCGAAGCCCGCATCAAGGCGTACGAACTGGCGTTTCGGATGCAGTCGGCCGCTCCCGAGATCGTCGATCTATCGACCGAGACCGAAGAGACCAAGCAGCTTTATGGCTTGGATCAAAAAGAAACGAATGTCTTCGGCAGCAACTGTCTGTTGGCACGTCGGCTGGTCGAGAATGGCGTTCGCTTCGTTCAACTTTACAGCGGTGCCGGCAGCGGCTGGGACGCTCACAGCAACATCGAAGGTAATCATGGCAGGCTGTGCAAAGAAGTCGATAAGCCCATCGCTGGCCTGCTGAAAGACCTGAAGCGTCGCGGCCTGTGGGACGAAACGCTGGTGATCTGGGGTGGCGAGTTCGGGCGAACTCCGATGTCCGAAAAAGGAACCGGCCGAGATCACAACCCGACCGGTTTCACCATGTGGATGGCTGGTGGTGCAATCCCAGGCGGCCGCACGATTGGGTCGACCGACGAATTGGGCCTGAAGGCGGTCGAGAATCCACTGCACGTCCACGATCTGCACGCGACCATCATGCGTGTGCTGGGTGTCGACCACACCAAGATGATCTATCGACACAAAGGTCGTCCGGAACGGATCGACATGAACGAAGGCCGAGCAGAACTGAAGGTGCTTGGCCTCGGCTAA
- a CDS encoding DUF1549 domain-containing protein produces MPRPLRLTMSLAMVLVTSILVLPLHADEKENAHFFETKVRPLLAQHCFGCHGPKEQKSDLRMDRKNHFMKGGSAGPIVVPGKPEESDLIAAVKYESYEMPPSGQLPDKDIAILEAWVKNGAYWPEHAGEQREEDGPFTKEDLSWWAFQPLSHPKIPKVGKDDHVENPIDNFVLAKLKDQKLAPAPAASRRELIRRVYFDMLGVPPTTEEVEAFVADKSPTAYQELVDRVLEDPRYGQRWATHWLDVVRYADSDGYRQDAYRPLAWRYRDYVIRSLNEDKPYNQFMSEQLAGDEIAPHDPDAMIATYFLRGGVYEYNSRDAEGQQVLILDELTDTVGDVFMGMGIACAHCHNHKFDPILHDDYYRLQAFFKPMVWKNDQPIATAEEQKKYAEDLAKWETKHAELISKIAEIEEKPREKARRKAVEMFPEEVQEMYWKPADERTTYENQIFYLVEEQVGFEHDRLTNYIPKDQKQNWEDLKKKLQDVLGQKPKALPVANVAVDARGTIPPTINPDDKTKREIKPGFLTILDADNAEIDPSSIENSHSSGRRAALAKWLSRDDNPLSPRVIVNRIWQYHFGVGLSGNSSDFGRLGEPPSHPELLDWLTGEFIQNNWRMKPIHRAILLSATYQQTSLVDMPETAKMVDPKNRLLWKFPSRRLEAEQIRDAMLAVSGELSEKTEGPASSSNSPVRTVFTKKMRNSPDALLESFDSPNGFASVAQRNATTTATQSLLMINGDWTLKRSEAMAKRLYREHGTDFAAIVRESIEECYGRPAQPEEVELALTYIEQQVAYNRELNKANAGDIPSTALLDEPQMQRWNTAFNINDSIGHQTLTLPDTNALPSHNFSIEAIVFNRTLFKDASVRTIASHWNGSNSTPGWNFGITSEKSAYRPRNLIIQLIGKDKGGNVKYEVVPSNIRIPADKPYYVAASVNFDEGTVTFFARDMSYDESELETAVVKTSIVGDCGTQSLRFCVGGRDSKSSHNWDGLIDEVRLSREAISDDSQIMINNPNSLVTDDTVGMWRFVRSDPRGPLADMERDQNELELNTSNERHGLTPELTALSDFCHVLLNSSEFQFMD; encoded by the coding sequence ATGCCACGTCCCCTCCGACTCACAATGTCGCTCGCCATGGTGCTGGTAACCAGCATCCTGGTCCTGCCGCTCCATGCCGACGAGAAAGAGAACGCGCACTTCTTCGAGACGAAAGTGCGTCCACTGCTGGCTCAACACTGCTTCGGCTGCCATGGCCCGAAAGAGCAGAAGTCGGACCTTCGGATGGATCGCAAGAACCATTTCATGAAGGGTGGCAGCGCCGGTCCAATTGTGGTCCCAGGCAAGCCTGAGGAAAGCGACTTGATCGCGGCCGTGAAGTACGAAAGCTACGAGATGCCTCCGTCCGGGCAACTGCCCGACAAAGACATCGCGATCCTGGAAGCCTGGGTGAAGAACGGAGCGTATTGGCCAGAGCATGCTGGCGAGCAGCGTGAAGAAGACGGACCGTTCACCAAGGAAGATCTTTCGTGGTGGGCTTTCCAGCCGCTGTCGCATCCGAAGATTCCTAAGGTCGGCAAAGACGATCATGTCGAAAACCCAATCGACAACTTCGTGCTGGCCAAGCTGAAAGACCAGAAGCTCGCCCCCGCCCCTGCTGCTTCCCGCCGCGAATTGATCCGTCGCGTTTACTTCGACATGCTGGGCGTTCCCCCAACGACCGAAGAAGTGGAAGCGTTTGTCGCCGACAAAAGCCCGACCGCCTACCAGGAACTGGTTGACCGCGTGCTGGAGGATCCTCGCTACGGGCAACGCTGGGCAACGCATTGGCTCGATGTCGTGCGTTACGCCGATTCCGATGGCTATCGCCAGGATGCCTATCGTCCGTTGGCGTGGCGGTATCGCGACTACGTGATCCGCAGTCTGAATGAAGACAAACCTTACAACCAGTTCATGAGTGAACAACTGGCCGGCGATGAAATCGCTCCGCACGATCCGGATGCGATGATCGCGACATACTTCCTGCGAGGTGGCGTCTACGAATACAACAGCCGCGACGCGGAAGGCCAACAGGTACTGATCCTGGACGAACTGACCGACACCGTGGGGGACGTATTCATGGGGATGGGGATCGCCTGTGCCCATTGCCACAACCACAAGTTTGATCCGATCCTGCATGACGACTATTACCGCCTGCAAGCGTTCTTCAAACCGATGGTCTGGAAGAACGATCAGCCAATCGCGACCGCGGAAGAACAGAAGAAGTATGCGGAAGATCTCGCGAAGTGGGAAACGAAGCATGCGGAACTGATCAGCAAGATTGCCGAGATCGAAGAGAAGCCTCGCGAGAAAGCTCGCCGCAAGGCGGTCGAGATGTTCCCGGAAGAAGTCCAGGAAATGTACTGGAAGCCTGCCGACGAACGGACGACCTACGAGAACCAGATCTTCTACCTCGTCGAGGAACAAGTCGGCTTCGAGCATGATCGCCTGACCAACTACATTCCGAAGGACCAGAAACAAAACTGGGAAGATCTGAAGAAGAAGCTTCAAGACGTGCTCGGGCAGAAGCCGAAGGCCTTGCCAGTTGCCAATGTTGCTGTCGATGCTCGCGGTACGATCCCGCCGACAATCAATCCAGACGACAAGACGAAGCGAGAAATCAAGCCGGGCTTCCTGACGATTCTCGACGCCGATAACGCCGAAATCGATCCTTCGTCGATCGAGAACTCACACAGCAGCGGTCGCCGTGCGGCGTTGGCCAAGTGGCTCTCGCGTGACGACAACCCACTTTCGCCACGCGTGATTGTGAATCGCATCTGGCAGTATCACTTTGGTGTGGGCCTTTCCGGCAACTCGAGCGACTTCGGTCGCCTGGGCGAGCCACCATCCCACCCGGAATTGCTCGACTGGCTCACCGGCGAGTTTATCCAGAATAACTGGCGGATGAAGCCTATCCATCGGGCCATCCTGCTTTCGGCAACCTATCAGCAGACCTCGCTGGTCGACATGCCGGAAACGGCCAAGATGGTCGACCCGAAGAATCGGCTACTATGGAAGTTTCCTTCGCGTCGACTGGAAGCGGAACAGATTCGCGACGCGATGCTGGCGGTCAGCGGCGAGCTTTCCGAAAAGACCGAAGGCCCTGCCTCGTCCAGCAACAGCCCGGTTCGGACCGTCTTCACCAAGAAGATGCGTAACTCGCCGGATGCCCTGCTCGAAAGCTTTGACTCGCCCAATGGTTTCGCCAGTGTGGCTCAGCGTAATGCGACCACTACCGCCACCCAGTCGCTGCTGATGATCAACGGTGACTGGACGCTGAAGCGTTCCGAAGCGATGGCCAAGCGGCTTTACCGCGAGCATGGCACCGACTTCGCCGCGATCGTTCGCGAGAGCATTGAAGAATGCTACGGACGTCCTGCTCAGCCAGAAGAAGTGGAATTGGCACTGACCTATATCGAGCAGCAAGTCGCCTACAACCGCGAGTTGAACAAGGCCAACGCGGGCGACATCCCTTCGACCGCGCTGCTGGACGAACCTCAGATGCAGCGATGGAACACCGCCTTCAACATCAACGATTCCATCGGGCATCAGACATTGACCCTGCCTGACACGAACGCTTTGCCATCGCATAACTTCTCGATCGAAGCGATCGTGTTCAATCGGACTCTCTTTAAAGATGCATCGGTTCGTACCATCGCCTCGCACTGGAACGGGTCGAACTCGACGCCAGGCTGGAATTTCGGCATCACCAGCGAGAAGTCAGCCTATCGTCCCCGCAACTTGATCATTCAGTTGATCGGCAAAGACAAGGGCGGCAACGTGAAGTACGAAGTCGTGCCTTCCAACATTCGTATTCCCGCCGACAAGCCTTACTACGTGGCAGCCTCGGTGAACTTCGACGAGGGAACCGTGACCTTCTTTGCCCGTGACATGTCATACGACGAATCGGAACTCGAAACGGCCGTCGTGAAGACTTCGATCGTCGGCGATTGCGGGACCCAGTCGCTTCGCTTCTGCGTGGGTGGCCGGGACTCGAAGAGTTCTCACAACTGGGATGGCTTGATCGACGAAGTTCGACTTTCTCGAGAAGCGATCTCTGACGATTCACAGATCATGATCAACAATCCGAACAGCCTGGTGACCGACGACACGGTCGGTATGTGGCGATTCGTTCGCTCCGATCCTCGCGGCCCGTTGGCCGACATGGAACGAGACCAGAACGAACTAGAACTGAACACCAGCAACGAGCGGCACGGCCTCACACCGGAGCTGACCGCTTTGAGCGACTTCTGTCACGTGCTACTGAACTCGAGTGAGTTCCAGTTCATGGACTAA
- a CDS encoding FecR domain-containing protein: protein MNRDINQRLIELVHHSVQGTLTSADHAELEQLLLESSAVREQYFLLVDLEYGLAKLAEEEAGKPFPTRSTPLSANNTPSPASIAWPLIALTLVGLIAIPLTAWLMQDRDVAKIDPLPETTSPALANDPAAPQPTPAMQIVQLARTRFFDEPQAFAPGDSMQLDHDYALVEGSVQMRSSTGAEMIVQAPAVFSIQSAEQVLLKVGNCSVYAPEGAEGFRVLTPQAEVVDKGTRFSINVKESGEADVEVIEGAAEVFPVGQDEKSTSTGLLLEAGQARAINALGEIASTDAARFGETYRATLPDRIVSFEATPKNADDPNQLQSVTVQRGGKSFTYNVDQLVGFDLIHFKVGTNTNNMTTPLVSIDMKQGDDSRRRVEYLDRDRSLCTGLLNPGGNAIPLTTDPDITSEDLDARTPGLAIRFEQPVVNGPGPDIVFFDLQVVHHPEQGDPFHVSPLHFETGLKTVTIANYDISLADRGAHALCNFRLYGFDRRIRSIEELCRAHHNNGVAHAVPAKVIATGIDLSDLGYPEGAEVQELFIQDAMDDDNLIDPVFIGGFPPVTPPASTQEPTSTEE from the coding sequence TGCAAGGTACGCTGACTTCGGCCGACCATGCCGAACTCGAACAGTTGCTTCTGGAAAGCTCTGCCGTTCGAGAGCAATATTTCTTGCTCGTCGACCTGGAATATGGCCTGGCGAAGTTAGCCGAAGAAGAAGCTGGCAAACCATTCCCGACCCGCTCGACACCACTGTCCGCGAACAACACCCCATCCCCAGCCAGCATTGCCTGGCCATTGATCGCGTTGACACTGGTTGGCTTAATTGCGATTCCTTTGACCGCGTGGCTGATGCAGGATCGCGACGTCGCGAAAATCGATCCGCTGCCAGAAACGACTTCCCCTGCCCTCGCGAATGATCCGGCTGCCCCACAGCCGACGCCTGCGATGCAGATCGTTCAGTTGGCACGGACTCGCTTCTTCGACGAACCCCAGGCATTCGCTCCTGGCGACTCGATGCAGCTCGATCACGACTATGCCCTGGTCGAAGGGAGCGTGCAGATGCGTAGCAGCACCGGTGCCGAGATGATCGTCCAGGCACCGGCCGTCTTCTCGATCCAATCGGCCGAACAGGTCTTGCTGAAGGTCGGTAACTGCTCGGTCTACGCTCCCGAGGGAGCGGAAGGCTTCCGCGTGCTGACGCCTCAGGCCGAAGTCGTCGACAAAGGAACCCGTTTCTCGATCAATGTGAAGGAATCAGGTGAAGCCGATGTCGAAGTGATCGAAGGTGCCGCGGAAGTCTTCCCGGTTGGCCAGGACGAAAAGTCGACCTCGACCGGCTTGCTGCTGGAAGCTGGTCAGGCCCGTGCCATCAACGCCTTGGGGGAAATCGCGTCGACCGATGCCGCCCGCTTCGGTGAAACCTATCGCGCGACCTTGCCTGACCGCATCGTCTCGTTCGAGGCAACGCCCAAGAATGCCGACGATCCCAATCAACTGCAAAGCGTCACCGTCCAGCGTGGCGGCAAGTCGTTCACCTACAATGTCGATCAGCTTGTTGGGTTTGATTTGATTCATTTCAAAGTCGGGACCAACACCAACAACATGACCACGCCGCTGGTCAGCATCGACATGAAGCAAGGGGATGACTCCCGTCGGCGAGTCGAATACCTCGATCGCGATCGCTCGCTCTGCACTGGCCTGCTGAACCCAGGCGGCAATGCGATTCCACTGACCACCGATCCGGACATCACGAGCGAAGACCTCGACGCGCGAACGCCTGGCCTGGCGATTCGATTCGAGCAACCCGTCGTGAACGGCCCTGGCCCAGACATCGTCTTCTTCGACCTTCAGGTCGTGCATCACCCAGAACAAGGCGATCCTTTCCATGTTTCGCCGCTGCATTTCGAGACTGGTCTGAAGACCGTCACGATTGCCAACTACGATATCTCATTGGCGGACCGAGGTGCCCACGCACTTTGCAACTTCCGCCTCTATGGCTTCGACCGACGTATCCGCAGTATCGAAGAACTTTGCCGAGCCCATCACAACAACGGTGTCGCGCACGCGGTGCCGGCGAAGGTGATTGCTACCGGCATCGATCTTTCCGACCTCGGCTACCCGGAAGGTGCCGAAGTCCAGGAGTTGTTCATCCAGGATGCGATGGACGACGATAACCTTATCGATCCTGTCTTCATTGGTGGATTCCCTCCTGTAACCCCACCAGCCTCAACCCAAGAGCCCACCTCAACGGAAGAGTAA